One Corynebacterium matruchotii genomic window, TGTGGAAATAACCGCCCAAGCCTGCCCCCGCTTCGTTGACTTCGTGGAACGCGGCATCACCTCCGGGCGACAAATCCTCGGGGTCGCCCAAGCCTACATCGAACCCCTCCAAACCGCCGGCGTAGACACCCTAGTATTGGGATGCACACACTACCCCCTGCTTTCCGGCGTCATCCAACTCGCCATTGGAGACAACGTGACCCTCGTGTCCTCGGCAGAAGAAACCGCCAAAGACGTACTCAAGCAGCTTTCTACCACCGACATGCTTGCCGACGAATCCACCACCCCAACCCACCACTTCGAATCCACCGGTGACCCAGAACTCTTTTCACAGTTGGCTAAACGATTCTTAGGGCCACATGTGACGCACGTCGAAAAGCTAGAACCGATGTAATCCGCGACCGGAAACCCCATAATCTTTTCCCTATTGGAGAAAAACATGGGAAAGTAGCAACATGAAGGTTATCGTTCTAGGAAGCTCAGGCAGCGTTGGCGCCCCAGGAAACCCTGCCTCCGGATACCTCATCCAACCTTCCAATGGGCAAAGCCTCCTCATGGACATTGGGCCTGGTGTTCTCGCTAAAATGCAAGAATACCAAAACCCTAATGACGCGCATATGCTTTTCAGCCACCTTCACCCCGACCACTGCCTCGACTTTCCCTCACTCCTGGTCTGGCGCCGGTACCACCCCACTGCCCCGGCGCAACACCGCAATATTTGCATGGGGCCACACCACACCCCAATACACCTAGGGCGACTCAGCGCCGACATTCCCGACGAGGTCGACGACATGTCCGACACCTTCGACTTCCACCCTTGGCGCATCCGCCACCCTCACCCTATTGGAGACTTTACTGTCACTGCCTATCCCACAATCCACCCCATCGAATCCTATGCCATGCGGGTAACCGCCCCCAATGGCAGAATCATCGCCTACTCCGGCGACAGTGCCTACAGCACCGAACTCATCGACTGCGCCCGCAACGCCGACATCTTCCTCTGCGAAGCCAATTGGGGAAAATCCTGCGACAACAAAGCCCCCAATATGCACATGTGTGGCCAAGACGCCGGAATCATCGCCACCAAAGCCAACGCCAAACACCTCATCCTCGTCCACATCCCACCCTGGGGCGACCCTATTGGGGCAATGGAAGGCGCACGCCAACACTACGACGGCCCCATCTCCCTTAGCTATTCGGGAATGGAAATCCCACTCTAAACACGAAGCAACCACAAACCCTAGTGTCCCCAATGTAGGCTCAACCCCATGACTTCATTCACTCGCGCCGACGGCCGCGCCCCAGACCAACTCCGACCCATCCGCATCACCCGCGGATTCACCACCAACCCCGCAGGATCCGTACTCATCGAATACGGCAATACCCGAGTCATGTGCACCGCCAGCGCCGAGCAAGGCGTCCCCCGCTTCAAAAAAGACTCCGGTGAAGGCTGGCTCACCGCCGAATACGCCATGCTGCCGGCAGCCACCCATGAACGCATGCCCCGCGAATCCATGCGCGGCAAAGTCAAAGGCCGCACCCACGAGATCTCCCGCCTCGTTGGGCGATCCCTCCGCGCTGCCATTGACCTAACCTTATTGGGGGAAAATACGATCAACATTGACTGTGATGTGCTGCAAGCCGACGGCGGCACCCGCACCGCCAGCATCACCGGCGCCTATATCGCACTTGCCGACGCCATTGCCTACCTCACAGCCCAAGGCGTCGTCCCCGGAAACCCGCTCCTTCCCCCAATAGCGGCGGTATCTGTTGGCATCATCGATGGCCATGTGTGCCTCGACCTCCCCTATGAAGAAGACTCCCGCGCCGACGTTGACCTCAATGTCATCATGACCCAGGAAGGAAAATTCGTCGAAATCCAAGGCACAGCCGAACACAACACCTTCAGCCGGGATGAATTGAACGCAATGCTTGACTATGCGGAAAAAGGCTGTAAAGAACTCATCGAAGCCCAACTCGCCTCATTGGGGAAATAGGCATAATGAAAATTCTCCTCGCCTCCAATAACCCCAAAAAAGCCCACGAATTGCGCACCATACTTGCCAATAGCGGCATAGAAATCCTCACGCTTGCCGACGTCCCCCACTACGCCGAACCCATTGAGGACGGCCGCACCTTCGCCGATAACGCCCTCATCAAGGCTCGCGCCGGGGCACAACACACCGGATTGGTGACCATTGCCGACGACTCTGGTTTCACGGTGGAAGAACTCAATGGTTGCCCGGGTGTGCTCTCGGCGCGTTGGTCTGGGCAGCACGGCGACGACCAGGCCAATAATCTTCTCCTATTGAAACAGATGGCGCACGTGCCGGAGGAACGTCGACAAGCGGCATTCGTGAGCGTGTGCGCACTCGTAGTCCCCAATGGGGAGGAGCATGTGGTGACCGGACAATGGGATGGGTGGATGCTTACCGAACCCCGAGGTGACAACGGTTTTGGCTACGATCCGCTCTTTTTACCCAATGAAGAATTCCCCAATGGGCGGAGCAGCGCGCAGCTGAGCCCCGCGGAGAAGAATGCGCTCAGCCACCGCGGTAAAGCATTGGCACAACTCGTGCCTATTGTTACTCAACTGTCGCAATTGTCGGAGGCGAATTCGGACTAGCCACCCCCGAATATTCATCCACCCGGTCGAAAAATGCCCGCGATTGTTCAAACGCCCCATACCGGGTCGGCGGCGCTTTGGTAAACCGCAATGGCTCATCCGGCCACCGTCGCCTTCCAATACGGCTCGTCACCGGATCCTTCTCAATCCGACCATTGCATGGCTTGGTTGGGTCGTCATCATTCTCCTTGTTATGCCGCATACACAACGGCACCATATTGGGGATTTCCGTCGGCCCACCCGCCGCAAACGCCTGAATATGATGAATCTGGCAATATCGCGCCGCAATCCGGCAATCCGGGTGCGCGCACGTCGGATACGCGGCCGTGAGCACCAGCCGCTGTGCATCATCGGCGAACCGCCGCACCTCAATGGGCTCGGAAAACTCGACCCCACCAGCAAAATTACGATACGGCACCGTCACCCACCCAAACGGTTCCAGCATCCGATCCGCATAGCCGCGCAAATCCACCACCGTACCGTCCGTGGTCAGGTATTTCCCATCCCGTTTCTCCAATAGCCACGGGTGGCAGATCACCACAAACGGCCGATATTTAAACCCCAGCGGGTTATCTTCCCCGTTTACACCTTCGCCTTCGCTTTGCGACGCCTCCCGCTCGCCGTACGTAATAACCCGCCGCGTAATAATGGTGGCCTTGGCCTCCGCAATGGAACAAGCATGCCCCTGATGAAACATGGCCTTGGCCTCATCATCAATAAGACTATTCATCCGGGCCAACGCCTCCGCAGGGGCCTTAATATTGAGATAACCCTTACCATCACAATCAACAGTACGGCTAAACCTGGCCCAATCACTGCGGGGCTTATCCGCGCACTGCCGATTCAACGCCCCCACCACTTCTTTCAGATGCTCCTCCAGCTCATTGAGGGAATCCGCACCAGCCCGAGCAATCACATCGGCAAACAACCCCTCCCGATCCGCCTGACTATTGGAGAGTTTTCGCCAATACTTCCCAATGGTAAAAATGGTGTCGAGCGACAACCGGGCAGTTCGCATAGCGGCCAACTGGTCGGCGTCGAAAAGTTCGGCATTGCGCAACAACCGAGTAGCGGTAAGATGCGACGTCCCCAATAGGCGGGCAAGATCTTCGGGCTTGGGACGCGATGCCTGCAACTCCACCAGCAGCCCCGCAGCATCATGCAGAACCCTGGCGAGCAAATCAAGCACCGGCGTCGTTGTCATAACCCATATTTTAGGCCCACTACCAGCGATTTTGTCCTTCCAGGGAATTTTCTCACATTTTTGCTTTTACCCTGTCCAAAATTTACGGCTGATCCAATTGGAACTTTTCCGTCACTTCCTGCCGACGCCACCGCTCCACAAAAAACGACAAGAATGGAATACAACCAGCCAACGCCGTCACCACCCACCGCAGCGGGGGCCACAACGCCTTCGTCCCCAAATTCAACGTCGCCAATAGGTACAAAATATAAAACAGGCCATGAACCTGCCCAATATAATGCGCCCAACTAGGAATCGACATCCCCAATAGGTATTGGGCAATCATGCGGGTCGTCAAAATCAGCAACCACACACCAGTAACCCACGCGGCAATGGAAAACCACCGCAACGCGGTCCGCACCCGCTTTTTCCGATCAGGGTGAATAGTGCTCATTGGGAATCTCCTTTACGACGGCGAGGTTGATTGAGCCGATTAAACTCCTCCACAGACAACTGTTCCCGCTGCGGAAGAAAAGACTCGTCGATAAACTGCGGCGACGCCCCCGTCGCCCCCTGAGCTCCCCGCGATGTCGGCGGCACCTGCGGCGTGGCGGAATCACCAGAACCATTATCTTTCTGCTGCTCCGCCTCAAACGCAAGTTTTTCCGACTCGTACGCCAAAATCTTGCGGTACGCAAACACAAAAAACAACCCAAAAAACGGCCATTGGAAGGCATAACCCAAATTCTGAAATGTCCCCGAACCTGACTGGAATCTAGTCCATTGCCACCACGCCAATGCCCAAGTGCACACAACGAGAACGGCGAGGAACACAATATGCCACGCCTTTACCCGAACTTTCTTCACCGGTCGCAGCTCAGTAGGATCATCATTGGCGGAACTCACAAATATAGAGGATACCCCTTTCCCAGGGGAATAAAACTCTCCAATAGGGGATTTGGGTTTCTGGCGAGAAGAACGGTAGAGTGCTAAGGACAAGCGCCTGTGGCGGAATTGGCAGACGCGCTGGATTTAGGTTCCAGTGCCCGTGAGGGCGTGGGAGTTCAAGTCTCCCCAGGCGCACGAAGGATATCGGAAATGAGAACCAGGTTTTCGGACCTGGTTTTTTCCTATTGGGGAAATTTGGCGGCCACTGCGGCAGCCAGTCGTGTTGTTTACGGTCGGCCCACCTGTTCATGCTGGCGCAGCGCTGTGCCCCACCCACCAGTCTCACCAGCCGCGTTGTTTGCGGTGGGTCCCACCTGTCCACGTTGGCGCTACCGTGCTCCCACCTGCGCTTGAACCCACCTGTCCACGCTGGCGCCGCGCTCGCGCCCTGCCTACCCGCCCTGCGCCGGTCCCGCCAGCCGCCCCGGCGCTCAGCGTCCCAGCCCCTATTCCACCACACCGTTTCTAAACGCCCAGATCACCAGTTGCACGCGATTATGTGTCCCCGTCTTTGCCATTGCGGACGATAGGTGAGTCTTCACCGTGGATGGCTCTAAAAACAGAGTCGTGGCGATCTCGTTATTGCTCATCCCCTGACATAATTGCGCAACACAGTCTAATTCCCGCGGGGTGAGCACCTCGGAGCTGGAGGTGAAAATGCTTTTTCTGCGGGTGAATTCGGCGATGACGCGCCGGGTGAGGCTGGCGTCGACAAGCCCCTCGCCGAGGGCAGCCCGCCGCACGCCCTCAACCAGGTCCGTCATGGAGCTGTCTTTGAGGAGGATGCCGCACGCGCCAGCCTCCAATGCTCCGAACACGTATTCGTCCATGTCAAACGTGGTGATGACAATGACGGCGGGCGCGGGTTCGAGTTGTTGGATGCGCCGGGTGGCTTCCAGGCCGTCGCCACCAGGCATGCGGATGTCCATGCACACCACATCGGGTTGGAGGCGTTGCGCCACGGTGAGGGCCTCTTCGCCGGTGCTGGCTTCCCCAATAACCTCGATGTCGCCGGAGGCTTGGAGAATTGTGGCCAGTCCGGCGCGGATGAGTGCTTCGTCGTCGGCGATGACTACCCGAATTAGGTTTTCCATGTGAGGGCCACTTTCCATCCGTCGGAATCAGGTTCGTTGATGAGTGTGGCGCCACAGTGGTTGGCGCGCTCCTGCATTCCGACGCTACCACGTCCCGGCACGATTCGTCGCGGTTCGCCGGGGGTAAAAATTCCGTGGGTGGTGACCATGAGTCCGGCCTCGTCAAGGTTGATTGTGACCGGTGCCCCCGATGCGTGTTTACGCGCATTGGTGAGGGCTTCTTGGATGGTTCGGTAGGCGCATTGTTGTTCGGGGGCAGTGAGGTTGGTTCGCAGCCCCGGCCCGGTCACGCGAATGCTCATGCCGAGGTTCCGGCATTCCGTAATAAGGTCTGGGATGCGCGCAATCGTGGGTTGGGGTGTGTGGGTGGCCTCCGCCTCCGTGGGGGTGCGGAGGGTGTTGACGGTGGCACGCACGTCGGCAAGCGCTTGGGAAATGCTGGTGGAAATGCCTTCAAGCTGCTTTTCGACGGCCGTGGGGTTGCTATGCAAGATCGCTCGTGCCGCGGTGGTTTGGATGGCAATGCTGCTGAGATGGTGCGCGGTGGTGTCGTGAAGCTCGCGGGCGATGCGGGTGCGTTCCTCCGCCAGGAGGGTTTGCCGTTGCGCCGCCACAAGCCGCTGGTTATTGGAGACAATGTAGCCGATGCCAACGCCGAGAGCGAAGGAGGCGAGCCCGCTGAAAACCCCAATACCTCCGCGGACCAGGAGGCTGCTCGGAGTGGTATTAAAGCAGGTCCACACCAGGGTCAGCATCAGGGTGTAGACGCTGGTTTGCGCTATGAGGTGCGGCACTGGTTTGGGGGCGTAGCGGATCACCGCATAGCTGAGGAACGGTATGGCCAGGTTATTGGTGTTGCTGTTATGGAGCCCCTGCATGATGGCGGTGCCCATCGTCACAGCCTCAGCAATGAGGCATATCCACAGCATGGAAACCGGTCGCGTGCGACGAAAAAATATTGTTGTCGCTTCGATGATATAGGCCGCAACCATGATGGCTACCAGCACGAGTGTGGGTGCTGTCATACTGAGTGGTGCCATATCCGGCGCGGCGTACATCAGTGCAATCTGCACCATCCCCAGGACGAAGATTGTCCCGGCGATAATCCTGTCGATAACCATGTTACAGATTGTAGGTCTTCACCCGGCCGATTCCGATGATGGTGGCCAGTCCCGCCCAGCCGACGCAGAGCAGCATTCCCGCCATCGTTCCGTAGGCTGCGGTATTGCTGACTCCCACCGCCGACACGATGGATTGCAGCGGCAGCCACCCGTATGCGTGCGAGTCCCAGCCCAGCACGGTTCCCAGGGTGGTTACTGTGGCTTCGATAATGTAGACGACCCCCATGACGACGCCGGCGATTGGCCCGCTGTGGGTTGCGATCGTTATTGCTGCCGCGGCAACTGCTAGCAGCGTGAGCGCAATGATTCCCCGTAGCCACACCAGCAGCATGTCGCTTGTCGACGCCGCCCAGTCGACCCCGTTCAGTGCCGTGGCGATGCTCGTCACCACCACCGTGATGAGGCAGCTCACGGCCACGACTGCGGCCGTGACCACCGCGACCGTGCCCAGCATGTTGAGTCCCCACCGGCCGCGGCCCCGCAGTACCTTCCACATGACGGCCCCATGGCGGAAATTACCGGCAACCAAAAGAATTCCCAATACCGTGACCACCACATAGGAGAGGCCAATGCCACTCGATTGGCTGGCGGTGCCGGTCACGTCCAGGCCCTGAAGCTGAAAGTGCGGGCTGCTTGGGTCGCTGTTACCAATCACTTGTTGAATCTTGTCGCCGGTGGCCCCACCAATCTGAGGAGGGTCGATCTTCATGAGCGACCGCAATACCCAGTGCAGCACGGACCCCAACACCGCAGCCAGCAGCATGACCGCCGCCGTGATGCGAATTGCAGACAATTGAAATGCTGTGTAGAGTTCGGTTTTCATTATTGTGCTTCTCCCATGGTGTCGAAGTAGTGATCTTCTAAATCGTCTGTTGTTGGTCCCTGGAAAATTGTTTGGCCGGTCCGAATCATGGTGACCTTATTGGACATTGCGGCGGCCTCCGCCAAATGGTGTGTGGATACCACGACCGCGTGTCCTCGCTGCGCGTAGTTCTTCAGGAATGTGGTGAGCCACCGGATTCCCTCCGGGTCGAGCCCGTTCGCAGGCTCGTCGAGAAGCAAAAGGTCGGGTTCCCCAATGAGCGCCGCGGCCAACGCAATGCGTCGCTTCATACCCAGGGAATAGTGCTTGATTTTCTGGTCCGCTGCGTATTCCATCTGCGTGAGCTGCAGCATTTCGGTGACCTGTTTTGCGCCGAGATTGTGGGAGAGCGCCACGCTGTGCACGTGCTGCCGACCGGTGAGCCCGGGCAACAGCCCACCCTCGTCCAGTAAAATCCCCACGTCACGGGTCAGTCCCACGCTGCCGGAACGCTTCACCAAACCGAGTACCGCCTTGAGTAGCGTCGTTTTGCCCGCCCCATTGGGGCCGAGTAGCGCCACCACGTCGCCCGAGTCTGCCTGAATCTGCGCGTTGCGCAGCACGGTTCGGCCCGCGAACGAGACCGTTACGTCCTGTGCTTTCAATACCGTTGTCATGCTTTCATTCTCCTGCTCTCGCATGGAAAAAACATCGGCTGAACAGGCGAAATCTACATCTCCGCCATTTGGGGGAGGTGTTAGGGTTTGAGGCGGCCTGCTGGTTATTGGCGGTGCATGTCCTGGTGACGGCGCAGCATAACTCAAACCTCCCCAGCCCATAGATTTATGGGCAGACAGATGGGGGAGAGCGGACTAATCTTAAAGCTAAAAATGCTGGTTATTACGCGGTTTTCCGCAAGCAAAACGAGGTTCATGTCATGCGCAATATATGTCGGATAGTTCTGGCCATAACGACAGCGGGAATGCTGGCCGCCACCCCTCCCAGTGCGTTAGCGCAGCCCGCGCCACCGGCCAGCGCTCCGTGCGCCGACCTCGATGTAATTTTCGCCCGCGGCTCTGGCGGGAAACTCAACAGCGTCGAAAGCCTACGGCTCCAAGCCCAGGTTGCGGCGGGCGCCAAGGCAGCGGGCATCACCACGAACTTTTACGAGCTCGGTTCCCGACCCGACCAACAGTACGCCTACCCTGCGGTTTCCGTGAACGATGAGAAAGGCGCGCTGACCGCGCTCGGTGCCAAAGTCAGCGGCGGCCAGGCGTTCGAATACGGCAGGAGCGTGCGCATCGGGGTGGCGGACGCGGTGCACTACATTGCCCAGCGCGTCGAAAAGTGCAAGGATGCGCGATTCTTCATAAGCGGGGTGTCGCAGGGCGCGCAGGTCATTGGGGAGGCCTATGGGGAATTGCCGGTTAACCTGCGGGAACGGGTGATTTTTAATGCGCTCTTCGGCGACCCCAAGCTGTATTTGCCGGAGGGCCAGCCCGAGCTGACGGCGGCGGGCATCACCTATCCGCGGTATGAGCGTGGCGAGCGGTCCGAGTGGCGGCGTGGGGTTCCCGACCCGTCGACGTTTGTCGGCTCGCTCGGTGCCCGCATCCCCTACCTGCCCGAGGGGTGGACCCACACGACCGGATTGTGGTGCAACGATAATGATTTCGTGTGCGGGTCCGACCTGAACCCCCTTGTCGACAGCGGTCACCACCAATACGATGTCGAGAACGGCCCCATTGACCAGGCGGTTCGTGAGGCCCTGGATCGGTTCGCCCACCGCCTTGCCGTGACCCCGCTTGTCGACGCTCGAACCACGGGCAGGGAGCCCACCGCTGCCACCCAATCGCCCGCCCTGTCCGTGTCCGTCAACCCCGCCCCCGGTGGTACCCAGCTGTCTTGGGATGCCGCCACCAATCCCTCCGGCGGATGGATTGTGCAGGTTGACGGCGTTTATCTCGGCAAAACCCAGCCTGGGGCCAGGTCGATCACCATCACCGACTTTGTGCCCACCCGCAGTACCGAGTTCAGCGTGGCCCCCATCAGCGCCGATAACCTCATGGGGGTTGGCCGGGCCGCGTACCTCCATGAGTGATAAGTGGCGAGGGAATGCCGGACAAGGCGGCGTCGTCAAGCGTCGTTCAATAATACATGTCCTTGCCGTGCGATATCCTATTGGGAATTGAAATTCATTGCGGTGAGGAGCAATCTATGTGCGAGGCAGGGGTAGATCATGTTGTACAAATACTACGGGTATGCGGATTTAGTGTTATACAACATTACCCGAGGGCAGATCTTCTAGTTTTTGTTCGTGACCACCAACATTTTGATCTTGGGGGATTTATCAAGGTTCAGGTGAAGAATAGGCCAAGTCTGATGGAGAATCCCTCCA contains:
- a CDS encoding ABC transporter ATP-binding protein → MTTVLKAQDVTVSFAGRTVLRNAQIQADSGDVVALLGPNGAGKTTLLKAVLGLVKRSGSVGLTRDVGILLDEGGLLPGLTGRQHVHSVALSHNLGAKQVTEMLQLTQMEYAADQKIKHYSLGMKRRIALAAALIGEPDLLLLDEPANGLDPEGIRWLTTFLKNYAQRGHAVVVSTHHLAEAAAMSNKVTMIRTGQTIFQGPTTDDLEDHYFDTMGEAQ
- a CDS encoding cutinase family protein — translated: MRNICRIVLAITTAGMLAATPPSALAQPAPPASAPCADLDVIFARGSGGKLNSVESLRLQAQVAAGAKAAGITTNFYELGSRPDQQYAYPAVSVNDEKGALTALGAKVSGGQAFEYGRSVRIGVADAVHYIAQRVEKCKDARFFISGVSQGAQVIGEAYGELPVNLRERVIFNALFGDPKLYLPEGQPELTAAGITYPRYERGERSEWRRGVPDPSTFVGSLGARIPYLPEGWTHTTGLWCNDNDFVCGSDLNPLVDSGHHQYDVENGPIDQAVREALDRFAHRLAVTPLVDARTTGREPTAATQSPALSVSVNPAPGGTQLSWDAATNPSGGWIVQVDGVYLGKTQPGARSITITDFVPTRSTEFSVAPISADNLMGVGRAAYLHE
- a CDS encoding DUF3817 domain-containing protein, giving the protein MSTIHPDRKKRVRTALRWFSIAAWVTGVWLLILTTRMIAQYLLGMSIPSWAHYIGQVHGLFYILYLLATLNLGTKALWPPLRWVVTALAGCIPFLSFFVERWRRQEVTEKFQLDQP
- the rph gene encoding ribonuclease PH — translated: MTSFTRADGRAPDQLRPIRITRGFTTNPAGSVLIEYGNTRVMCTASAEQGVPRFKKDSGEGWLTAEYAMLPAATHERMPRESMRGKVKGRTHEISRLVGRSLRAAIDLTLLGENTINIDCDVLQADGGTRTASITGAYIALADAIAYLTAQGVVPGNPLLPPIAAVSVGIIDGHVCLDLPYEEDSRADVDLNVIMTQEGKFVEIQGTAEHNTFSRDELNAMLDYAEKGCKELIEAQLASLGK
- the rdgB gene encoding RdgB/HAM1 family non-canonical purine NTP pyrophosphatase produces the protein MKILLASNNPKKAHELRTILANSGIEILTLADVPHYAEPIEDGRTFADNALIKARAGAQHTGLVTIADDSGFTVEELNGCPGVLSARWSGQHGDDQANNLLLLKQMAHVPEERRQAAFVSVCALVVPNGEEHVVTGQWDGWMLTEPRGDNGFGYDPLFLPNEEFPNGRSSAQLSPAEKNALSHRGKALAQLVPIVTQLSQLSEANSD
- a CDS encoding response regulator transcription factor, yielding MENLIRVVIADDEALIRAGLATILQASGDIEVIGEASTGEEALTVAQRLQPDVVCMDIRMPGGDGLEATRRIQQLEPAPAVIVITTFDMDEYVFGALEAGACGILLKDSSMTDLVEGVRRAALGEGLVDASLTRRVIAEFTRRKSIFTSSSEVLTPRELDCVAQLCQGMSNNEIATTLFLEPSTVKTHLSSAMAKTGTHNRVQLVIWAFRNGVVE
- a CDS encoding sensor histidine kinase, with protein sequence MVIDRIIAGTIFVLGMVQIALMYAAPDMAPLSMTAPTLVLVAIMVAAYIIEATTIFFRRTRPVSMLWICLIAEAVTMGTAIMQGLHNSNTNNLAIPFLSYAVIRYAPKPVPHLIAQTSVYTLMLTLVWTCFNTTPSSLLVRGGIGVFSGLASFALGVGIGYIVSNNQRLVAAQRQTLLAEERTRIARELHDTTAHHLSSIAIQTTAARAILHSNPTAVEKQLEGISTSISQALADVRATVNTLRTPTEAEATHTPQPTIARIPDLITECRNLGMSIRVTGPGLRTNLTAPEQQCAYRTIQEALTNARKHASGAPVTINLDEAGLMVTTHGIFTPGEPRRIVPGRGSVGMQERANHCGATLINEPDSDGWKVALTWKT
- a CDS encoding MBL fold metallo-hydrolase — translated: MKVIVLGSSGSVGAPGNPASGYLIQPSNGQSLLMDIGPGVLAKMQEYQNPNDAHMLFSHLHPDHCLDFPSLLVWRRYHPTAPAQHRNICMGPHHTPIHLGRLSADIPDEVDDMSDTFDFHPWRIRHPHPIGDFTVTAYPTIHPIESYAMRVTAPNGRIIAYSGDSAYSTELIDCARNADIFLCEANWGKSCDNKAPNMHMCGQDAGIIATKANAKHLILVHIPPWGDPIGAMEGARQHYDGPISLSYSGMEIPL
- a CDS encoding HNH endonuclease signature motif containing protein, coding for MTTTPVLDLLARVLHDAAGLLVELQASRPKPEDLARLLGTSHLTATRLLRNAELFDADQLAAMRTARLSLDTIFTIGKYWRKLSNSQADREGLFADVIARAGADSLNELEEHLKEVVGALNRQCADKPRSDWARFSRTVDCDGKGYLNIKAPAEALARMNSLIDDEAKAMFHQGHACSIAEAKATIITRRVITYGEREASQSEGEGVNGEDNPLGFKYRPFVVICHPWLLEKRDGKYLTTDGTVVDLRGYADRMLEPFGWVTVPYRNFAGGVEFSEPIEVRRFADDAQRLVLTAAYPTCAHPDCRIAARYCQIHHIQAFAAGGPTEIPNMVPLCMRHNKENDDDPTKPCNGRIEKDPVTSRIGRRRWPDEPLRFTKAPPTRYGAFEQSRAFFDRVDEYSGVASPNSPPTIATVE